From Granulicella sp. WH15, the proteins below share one genomic window:
- a CDS encoding phage tail tube protein, with the protein MSINLQKQSSRNLVLSANTQAAYGGVLADAALTVRQRFDPSSAISATPGNRTDKESSGKGTEWATDDQITSWDTAGTIKNDADTFLLGWMLSLAFGQETVVGAGPYTHTFTLPSVTATMPATTIYVEETNDVKRKYADMAAKTLSIDVPERGAVSASLDLVGTGKFYPGAMEALPALAQAIYLLGSDVIVTITPAAGAAVPFNGRQKGISIKLDRGSAAYESSGDGLTSGSVASGDGKFSVDLTIAAGAVDDVNGWFESGIRCSLTIATNVALPYRFGFTFPSVRFNANKVTNTNNTVTWALSLDETSSIQVGAQAAISAFVINDTAAFLAPL; encoded by the coding sequence ATGAGCATCAACCTGCAAAAACAGAGTTCTCGTAATCTTGTCCTGAGCGCTAACACTCAGGCGGCCTATGGCGGCGTCCTCGCCGATGCGGCCCTTACCGTGCGCCAGCGCTTCGACCCCAGCTCCGCGATCTCGGCTACTCCGGGGAATCGCACCGACAAAGAATCGTCCGGCAAGGGCACGGAGTGGGCGACGGACGATCAGATCACGAGCTGGGATACTGCGGGCACCATTAAGAACGATGCCGATACGTTCCTGCTCGGCTGGATGCTGTCGCTCGCCTTTGGGCAGGAGACGGTCGTTGGCGCTGGCCCCTATACGCACACGTTCACGCTTCCGTCTGTGACGGCGACGATGCCCGCCACCACCATCTACGTCGAAGAGACCAACGATGTGAAGCGCAAGTATGCAGACATGGCGGCGAAGACGCTTTCGATCGACGTGCCCGAACGTGGAGCGGTCTCTGCCTCACTTGACCTGGTCGGGACAGGCAAATTTTATCCGGGCGCGATGGAGGCCCTCCCTGCGCTCGCGCAGGCCATCTATCTGCTTGGCTCGGACGTCATTGTGACGATCACGCCTGCCGCCGGTGCAGCGGTGCCGTTCAACGGTCGGCAAAAAGGGATCAGCATCAAGCTTGATCGTGGATCAGCCGCTTATGAAAGCTCCGGAGACGGTCTCACCTCGGGAAGCGTCGCGAGCGGTGATGGGAAATTTTCAGTCGATCTGACGATCGCCGCCGGTGCCGTCGACGATGTGAACGGATGGTTCGAGTCCGGCATTCGTTGCTCGCTCACGATTGCCACGAACGTTGCGCTTCCATATCGCTTCGGCTTTACCTTCCCGAGTGTGCGCTTCAACGCGAACAAGGTGACCAACACAAATAACACCGTCACCTGGGCGCTCTCGCTTGATGAGACCAGCTCCATCCAGGTCGGAGCGCAGGC